Proteins co-encoded in one Deltaproteobacteria bacterium genomic window:
- a CDS encoding 50S ribosomal protein L1: MAKRGKKFRQVREKLDLSQRYDFAEAVKLALECAYARFDESVDVAVRLGVDPRRADQMVRGTVVLPNGTGKSVRVLAFARGEKEKEALEAGADFAGGDDLIEKIKGGWLEFDKTVATPDMMASVGKIGRILGPRGLMPNAKLGTVTFDLARVIKEIKSGKIDFRVEKSGVVHAPVGRVSFGAEKLLENIATFMDTVIRLKPAASKGTYLRSIAISTTMGPGIKVDPAHVKTLLA, from the coding sequence ATGGCCAAGAGAGGAAAGAAATTTCGCCAGGTTCGAGAGAAACTCGACCTCAGCCAACGATATGATTTTGCCGAGGCAGTGAAGCTTGCCCTCGAGTGTGCCTACGCTCGTTTTGATGAAAGTGTTGATGTGGCCGTCCGTCTGGGGGTGGATCCGCGGCGGGCAGACCAGATGGTCCGGGGTACTGTGGTCCTGCCCAATGGCACTGGCAAGTCTGTGCGCGTTCTAGCCTTTGCCAGGGGCGAAAAAGAAAAGGAAGCCCTGGAGGCCGGGGCGGATTTTGCGGGCGGCGACGACTTGATCGAAAAAATCAAGGGTGGCTGGCTGGAGTTCGACAAGACCGTGGCCACGCCGGACATGATGGCTTCGGTGGGGAAAATCGGCAGGATACTCGGGCCGCGCGGTCTCATGCCCAACGCCAAGCTTGGCACCGTAACTTTTGATCTGGCCAGGGTCATCAAAGAGATCAAGTCAGGCAAAATTGATTTTCGGGTGGAAAAATCAGGGGTTGTGCACGCACCGGTGGGCAGGGTCTCTTTTGGCGCAGAGAAACTGCTGGAAAATATCGCCACTTTCATGGATACCGTCATTCGCTTGAAACCGGCGGCAAGTAAAGGCACCTACCTGAGGAGTATTGCGATTTCCACCACAATGGGCCCGGGCATCAAGGTAGACCCCGCTCATGTGAAGACCTTACTTGCTTAG